DNA sequence from the Thalassotalea sp. 273M-4 genome:
TCGACAAACGCTTTAAAAGATTTACGAATCACTGACCTACTACTATTACTAAAGAGCGAAAAAATACGACTTAGTCGCTTGGGTTTTGGCATATGAAAATAAAGAGTCAAGTTAGAGGTGCACAGTACAGCACCTCCAACAACGATGATTACATCATCAGAAGTTAATTTTTTAATCACACTCGATATGTTCTGAGAAGGTAGACACCCATATTGAGATAAATCTGAGTCGCTAATAGAACTGTAAACTAATTCATAACTTTCGAGTAAACTTGGTTGGTATTTTTCTAAATACATTTTCAATAATATTGGCATTAGATTATCCCCATAGTTATACCTATCGAAAGCACCATACAAGACAATTTTATTTTTCATTTTAATCCTATAGATTTTCTATATTTTGCATTGCATTGTTAGATCTAAGCGCAATAGCTATTTGTGGAAGCTCAACCAATACTCAAAGGTATCTTTCTGAGTATAAATCTCTAGCCCAAGATAAATCGTATATTTTATAAAATAGCCTATTTTGAAAACCAAACAATATGTTTAAACATATTTAATGTGCTATTTTTAAAGGTTTTTAATCTAATCCATCCTAACTTTTAATTTAGGTAGCTAAATTCATTTTGATTAAATGTGCAGCTCAAATATAACTCTATTGAAGCATTTGACCAGTTTCCTCGATAAGCATTTTGAAAAAGTATCTGTTAACCAAAGGAAGAATTAGCCTGTTTCGGTTTTAGAACCTTATCTTTGCTGGCAAATTGAATAAATGGTTTCTCGATAAAGGTAAAAGTCAAACTAGATATTAGCAAAGTAAGGAATAACACAACCCATGCATTGACAGGGGTGTGGATGTTAAAGTGCCTTATAAGGTCGATAACGACTGGGTGTATCAAGTATACGCTGAAACTGATTTTACCTAAATATCTGAGATAATTGTGACTAAGAAAGCGACAGATTAGAGTTTTCGAGTTGATCAATGAAATAAGTAAAACACTCCATATAACACAATACAATACTCTTTCTCTAGAAAAGTAATTCGGAGAGACTGGCTCAACCAATATAGAATATATTGACGGGATGGTCAGAATAAAAGCCAATATACTTAGGTAGCACAGCAGTGAAAATAAATATTTAGGGATAATTTTAACATTAGAGCATCTATCAATAAATGCTTGTAAACAAGCTAAAATAGTACCAAACAAAAATACTGGGAAGTACTGAGCTAAATCGGTGGGTTTGTTTTTAAATGATACTTCTGGAAATGACCAAAGTAACGCTAAAATAAGAGCAAACAAGACAACAATGGCAGCGACTACCCCCTTATTTAGTAACTTAGCCGAAAACCAAGCTACAAAGGGAAGAAAAAAATAATACTTAAATTCAACAGCAATACTCCAAGTTACACCTTTTCCTGCTAAAAGTAGTATATGTTGAAAAAACTCGCTTATTGTTAACTGAAAAGGGATTGCCCACTCTTTCGGACCAAAAAAGTGATTTAACACTAGGGATGATGACAACCCTGCTAATAAATACAAGAAATACAGCGGACATATACGAAAAAATCGGCGTCGCCAATAACGAACCATAGCATCATGACTAAAAATATCCTGATGATATTTGAGCATAGGATAGGTCAGTAAAAATGAGCTGAGTATAAAAAACAAATAAACACCAGATTTTCCTGTGCCAGAAAAATCAAAGTAAGGTAAAAGAAAAAAATCGACATTACTCGTATGACTAAGTAGTACAATGAGAGCTGCAATCCCTCTTAAACCGTCAAGAGATTTAATTTGAAATAGCATGGATACCCTTTGGGTTGCATTGTCTTTGTTGCCATTTTTGACTTAATTTTTCAATGTTCTCCTTGCTCATGATAAATTGCTCAGGGATAGCAATGTTATTTTCAATAATAGGAATAAATTTTTTCTTAAACTTTAATCGATATTGTTTTTTTAAATCATATTTCTCCATTAACGGTTTCGGTCGAGTTAATTTACCTACCCACGCATCAACAACCCCTCCTAAGTCAAGAGCAATACCGCCTCTTTCCTTAATTGTCTGGCAATAACCTTTACCTACAATGCCTGCGCCAACAATAAACACCATGCCGGGGTACTTTACGTCAATTTTAGTGCTTAGTTCATAGTATGCAGTAGGGTAGTGGCGCTTAGCATTTTGGCTTTGTCGTTCAAATTTGTCAGGTATTTGGTAATGAACTATATCAGCCGATAATGCTTCTTGCATTACATGGCCAATCTCCTTTCTTGAACTGATGATTCCTACAGATTGTTGATTTTGTAAAATATAAGGCAAGGCTCCTGAACTAAAAAAATCCCAACCTATAAACTGACTACAAATATTTTGTAACTTGTTTGATGGCCATATTGTCAGTTGCTTGTGAAGCATTGATATTCTTTTCGCATCCTTGTATGGCAATGATTTTTCAACTTGACGAAGATTAAAAGCCTGCTTGAAGGCTTGCATAAACCGCTCTGTACTGTGATAAGCATCAGGATTAAATGTAACTCCTAAAATGTCATCCCTAACTCCAATAAGATCAGCATTATTTATAGTTTGTTTTAATATTTTTTGAATAGAATAGGTTTGCTCAATCGTACAATCTGGTCCAAAGTGTTCCCTTAAGTAGTCAACATCTGCCATGGTTGATTTTTCAGAAAAATCAAGCATGGCACCTTCACCATCACCTAAACGAATGAAGCTAAAAGGAACTCTCTTTGTTGCCATGTTGACAAGGTGTTGGCAAAACTCATCTATCTGTAAGAACCTATTAGTTAACATATTGAATATCTCTATTGTTTATGATGTTTTAACTTTGTTTTATGATGGCTTTAAATTCATTAACTATGGTTTTATTGAAGACATGAACAGTGAAAATATATGTTAATGTCCCAACAAAAATTAAGATGCATAGATTGAGCAAGGTGATCTCAGGGAGCTGCAACTTCACGCCAGAAACTAATATATACATTGCTAATGATGCAAAAAATGGCTCCTTAAAAGGACGTAAAAAATCAATAATGTTACGGGAGAGCTGATGCGCATTACGCAATAATAAAATCAGATACATTAATGGATAAACGGTAATCCAAACACCAATAATTCCAATAACACCAAATTGAATACCTATAATGAGTCCAATAAACATGGCTAATATTAACAAACTGATGTTCTTAATTAGGTGTTCTACTTTACCCATTCCACGGAATGCAGGAAAGAATAGTTCTTCGCTAAATCTTAACGGCATAATTAACAGAAGCAGAGTGGTCGGTAAAATAGCTGGAATCCATTTTTCGCCGAGAAAAATAGGAATAATATAATCACAGGTTACAGAAATTCCCCAGAATACTGGAAAAGTGATTAACAAACTTATCTTTTGAGCTTTGAGTATGTAATTAGCGATAAGTTTGGGCTGCTGTTGAATTTTAGAAAATGCCGGAAAAGCAACTTTACGAATTAAAGGGAGTAGCTTTTTGAGAGGCATCAGTGCAAGCTGAGTTGCGATTGCAAAAAAACCGATCTCAGCAGCACTTAAAACTCGACCGGCAATAGTAATATCTAGATAAGAAAACGCATGTATGAGTAGGGCGTGAATACCTATCAGTCCTCCAAACTTTAACAAATCTTTGGTTCCTGACCAGTTAAAACTTGGCATCACCCAATACGGGTTAATAACATTGACTAAAAAAGCTTTTAACCCCGCACCTATTATTTGACCAATGATGATAGACCAGAATCCATAGCCTTGGTATGCAAGAAACAAGGTGAGTGACGCTGAAGTTATATTCGCAAAGGCGGTAATTAAAGAGATGGCTTTAAAGGCCATCTTCTTATTTAACAGTGCTGAAGGAATCAACATAAACATGTTGAATAAAAAGCATATAGCTGTTGCTTTAAGAACAAAGCCGACTTGCTCAGAATTGAAATATCGAGCAATACTTGAAGCGAGAAAAAATTGTAATAAGAATAACCCCGAATAAACACAGACTATCATTCCAAACAGCTTTCTCATTTCCTCTCTTTCGATCGTTTGCTTTTGAATGATAATAGGCCCAAAAAAGGAACCGGCAGTTAGAAGTAAAAAGCTAAAAAATATATCTGCCATGACAACGATGCCATAATCTTCAGGCATCAATAAACGGATCACCCAAAAAGTTATCAGCCAAGAGTAAACCTGACTTGTAATTTTACATGCTGTAACCCATTTCAATGAGTGCAAGACTTGATGCTTTAAATTTACTGACTCAGACATCTTTAATCCGTTGATTGATGATAAGTAAAATAAAATTGTACTTATATCAATATGTTATTTTTATCACTTAAATTTTAGCCTATGGCGATATATGTAGATGGTTGTTATAAAGAATGGGTGAAACTTTACTTCAAAGGGTATTGATGCCAATTGAAATATGTAATGAAATTAATTGTTATCCAACCTTCACTTTTGAGTATTGTTTAAAATATCAATTTGACCAAGTTTTAATTACTGTATTTTTTATTATATATATGATTTTTAAGTTTTATTTTTGTCCGATGTTTTGCTTTTAATGCCTTGTTATCGTTAAGGTGCTGGTCGGTATTTGAATAGAAATATTTGGTAAAACTAATTTATAGATAAATAAAATTACGTTAATGAGTATTCGAAGGTGTAAAAAATAAAGACTATAGTTAAATAAAACTTTAAAGTATAAAAAGAGAAAAATATTCGTATGTTCAGATTCCTAATCCTGCTGATAGTCTTTTGTCATTGTTATTCTGCTATGGCTAAAGAGTGCACGGTGTTGCCTGATGATAATATCTGGAATACTAAAGTTATTAATGCACCTGAACATCAACAATCTCAAACATGGTTAGATTCAATTCCCGAGAACGCTAATTTACATCCTGATTTTGGCGCAGGCTTATATAAGTCTGCGAAAATAGGGATCCCTGTCAACTATGTTGATAACTCAACACCGTTAAAAAAAGTCTTATTTAAATATCATAATGAGAGTGATCATCAGCTCTATCCAATCCCTAATTTTGTTCAAATAGAAGGGGGGGCAAAATCTAAAGGCGATCGTCATATCATCGCGTTAAATACAGATACCTGTACTCTTTATGAAATCTTTAATGCCAGAAGGCGAACTGATGGTAAATGGACTGGAGGCTCTGGTGCCATTTTTGACCTATCTTCCAATACCTTAAGACCTAAAGGGTGGACATCAGCCGATGCCGCAGGTTTGCCCATTTACCCTGGACTAGTAAAGTATTCAGAAGTTGCAAGTGGTGAAATTAATCATGCTTTGCGTTTTACGTTAACAAAAACTGGGCGCCATTATGTTTGGCCAGCTAGGCATTTTGCTTCAAGATATAAAGGAAATAAATATCCCCCAATGGGAGCAAGGCTGAGACTTAAGTCTACAGTGGATCCTGATAACTTTTCTGATCAAGTTAAGCCTATTGTTAAAGCATTACAAACCTATGGAATGATTTTAGCTGATAATGGCGGTGACTTATTTATTACCGGTATACCAGATGAAAACTGGCGTAATCAAGATTTAAAAGAGTTGGCAACGTTAAACAAAAATCAGTTTGAATTTGTCGATGTATCTAGCTATCAAATTGCCGAAAATTCAGGCTTGGCTGATCCAAATAACCTTAATGGGATTATTTCTAAACAGTCTCATAAGACAGTGTCTAAACCACTTGTTTTAAACAATAAAGCTAACTATATCAATGGCTTTTATGTTTCACCAAATGGTCGGGATGCTAATGATGGCTCTTTTTCTTCACCCTGGAGAACGATACAACATGCCGCCAATTTAGCAGAACCAGGTGATGTGATTAATATACTGTCTGGTTCATACGCGCCCTTTATTGTAAAACGCAACGGCATGGCTGACAAGCCTATCACTTTTAATGGTAATGGTAGCATTATCGATGGTTGGTTTAACAGTAATAGAGACGGTATTGAGATCTCAGCCAACCATATTGTGGTTCGGGGCTTCAAAATTAAATATGCCAACAGAGCTGGAATAAGCGCATTAAATTGTAAAAATGTTTTAATTGAAGAGAATGAAGTAAATGAGAGTAAAGTTTGGGGGATATTTACCGGCTTTTGTGATGATTTAATTGTTCATAGAAATGTCGCGTCAAACTCTCAGAAAGAGCATGGGATTTATATATCTAATACTTCGCAAAATATTCAAGTATCTAATAATCATGTATTTGGCAACTATGCTTCAGGAATTCATTTAAATGGTGATCGGCATATGGGTAAAGAGGGCATCATTAAAAACGCCAAGATTTATAATAATAAAATTATTGATAATGGTACACGAGGTGGTTCAGGTATTAATTTGGACGGCGTTCAGTATTCCTTAGTGTTTAACAACATACTCGATAACAATCGAGGTAATGGCATCGCCTTGTTTAAAATTGATGGTGGCGAGAGTTCCAAATATAACAAAATTATTCATAACACGGTTATTATGCCCAGTAATGGCCGTTGGTGTGCTTTATTTAAAAATGGCAGCATATTTAATCAATTTATTAACAATATTTGTTTAAACCAGCACTCATATCGAGGCGCCATCACTATTGATAATGCATCTTTAGAAGGGTTTTACAGTAATAATAATGTGTTATCAGATCGTTTTACCTTTGATGGGGGAGAGTCGGTTATTAATTTTGCGAATTGGCAAGGTAGGTCGAAGCAGGACGGCAACAGTGCCTTATTGAGAAAAACATCATTGGATAATTTTATCAACCGTATTAATTACCAAGTAAATTCGCAAGTAATTGGTATTGAAGGCCTTTTGATTGAAGGAATAGAGCATGATTTTCATGGTCAAAAAAGAAAACCACCCATAACCGTCGGGGCCATACAGTAACTCTTCTATAGTTGTGGGTTGTTATTTACTATCAGCTTCTATTTTATTTAAATGACGGACTTTATTTGCTAGCTAACAAATTGAATTCTATAATTTTTATTGTGCTGTAAATTAAATTTTATAAGGTGTTGTAATAGGAATGGCTGTTGTTTTTGTTTTTAGCTCTTTAATGATTATTTACACCTTTGTGTTATACCCAATTACGGTATTCTTACTTGCCAGATTTAAAACTTCACAGTCAAAAATCTCCGCGAAGTCAAAGCCCAAAGGTGAGCTACCTAAAATCACTGTCATCATGGTGGTTTATAATGAAAGCGATAAAATCTTAGCCAAACTCAACAACATATTTTCGAGTGACTACCCTTCTGAAAAATTATCCATCATTGTTGCCTCTGATGGTTCAAACGACAACACTGTTGATCTTATTAATAGCTGTGGTTATCGCAATGTAAATTGCCTTGCTTTTAAACAACGGAGGGGGAAAGCGGCTTGTCTTAATGATGCCGTTGCACATGCTAAAACCGATTATTTAATCATGTGTGATGTTAGGCAAATGATCGCTTCTAATGCGATAGCATCATTGATTAGCACCCTGCAAAGTCCCGACGTTGGAGCCGTAAGCGGAGAGCTAACGTTTACCCAAGAAGGCGAAAACAGTTACTCGAAAGGGATTGATGCTTATTGGCGCTATGAAAAGTTTGTGCGCCAAAACGAGTCTAATATCAATTCAACGGTTGGTGTGACTGGGGCTTTATATGCAATGAAAAAGTCTCTCTATACAAGCATACCATCAGGGACTATCTTAGATGATGTCTTGATCCCAATGAATGTGGTCATGCAGGGTAAAAGAGTTTTATTTCAACAAGATGCTATTGCTGTTGATGTACCATCTAATGATCCTGAGCGGGAGAAGAACCGAAAAAAACGTACTTTAGCCGGTAATTTTCAATTGCTGGCGTTAAATAAAAATATTTTAAATCCGTTTAAAAACCCTATATTTTTTCAGTTTATTTCACATAAATTATTTCGCCTATTATCACCTTATTTTATGTTATTGGCGTTGTTATCTAATATGTTGATTGTCGAACAACATGGCTTTTTTAAAATAACCCTAATTATCCAATGTAGCTTTTATGCCTTTGCTATTATTGGAAAACTGACGCCACGATTACATAATGTATCGGTGTTTCGAGTCGCTCTTGCATTTGTATCTTTGAATTGGTTTGCGGTGTTAGGTTTATTGGAATATCTAAAATCAGACAAGACTTATCTTTGGTGAAACAAAGCCGTGGATGCTTGCCACAAGGTTACTTTCATAATTGCGATGCGAGTGAATGCTAGAGAACCTAATCGAGCAAGCTTTAAAGATTAAACAATACCTTTAGTTTCATCTCTTTCACTCTCTCATCATCAATACTAAAGCGGTTGAGATCAAAATGATTAATGGCTTTTCTATTCAACCCCGGTATATTGTTAAAGCCGAGGATGTAACCCGCTTTTTGCGCAATAGCTTGGGTTTCTGGCGTATAGCTGTCTTTCACCCCTACAGGATAAACAATGGCATTGATTTCTTTTTGGGTTTCCAGTTCTATGAGGTGTTTAGACTTCTCTAGTTCAACCGTTTGTTCATCAGGGCTTAATTGCGACAAAATACGATGGCTTATGGTGTGAGAACCAATTTCCATACCACTGTCAATTAAGGTCATAACATCAGCCCAATTCATAAAAAGATTCCCTTGTGATTTTGCTAACTTTTGGCAAGCCTGCGGAAAGGTCTGTCTTAAATCCGCCAATACTTGATGAATAAGCAGTTCTTTGTGCGATTTAGCTTGGGTAATGATGTGCTTTATTTGCCAGTCGATATTTTCTTCTTCTAAGTCATAGGTTTGATCTATAAGAGGGATTTTATATTGATGACCGACTGAGTTTCTTAAGATAAAAGAAATTTCATCCCACCATGGTATGGTGTTATTACTGATTAAATCGGTAGTAATAAAAAAGCTAGCATGTACATGATGTTTTTTTAAAATCGGCAGTATGGTTTCAATACAATCAATATAACCATCATCTATGGTGATTAAGGCATACTTATCGTCATCTAAGTTATTATTAGCTAGCATCTCGATTAGTTGCAGTTGATTAACCACGGTAAAGGTAGATTTAATTTCAATAATTTGCTGTTCAAAAGCTTCAGCACTACAGGAAAACACATTGCGATCGAATTCACACTGATATTTATCACCTATTCGATGATAGTTAAAAACATAGACCCCGTTGGGTAGATACCGCCATAGAAAATTACTGAGGTTCGCTGTCACCACGATTTTTTTGAAAATCCGTTTTAATAAACTTTTCATAGTAATGTTTAAACCTTGTTCTCAAAACTAGGTCTTGGCAAAATGAAATCTCGATATTCATTCGGGTTGCCATTTTTTCCTGCTTCAGCCGCTTTTACTATGTTGTACATCTCTCGTGCCGAGACATAATGTAATAAATAGTTTTTGCCATCATTATATTTCGAGCCTAAATATTGATGCATTTCATCTCTTGCTTGCCCTAGCAAGGTGTCCATATCGTGTTCTTGAGCACCATGGGTATGAACTTTGATAAATATCCAGTCTTCTTTACCTTTTACATGAATATGAGAGTTGACCCATTGGTCTATGCGCTCTTTAATTGGAGGGCACGAAGTGCGAATATCAGCATTCTCGATATGTGGGACTCCATAGGCTGTTCGCCACTTTAAATTTATGCCTATCGGTCCTTGTAGAATCATTAAATCACCAGATGAAGGGGTACCTACTTCAACATCGACACCATCATCGTGAGACTTGCAATGTCCATCCTTGCCGGTGGCATAGTAAATTGAATTGACCTTTTTGGTTTGCGCTTTACTCGGTG
Encoded proteins:
- a CDS encoding acyltransferase family protein — its product is MLFQIKSLDGLRGIAALIVLLSHTSNVDFFLLPYFDFSGTGKSGVYLFFILSSFLLTYPMLKYHQDIFSHDAMVRYWRRRFFRICPLYFLYLLAGLSSSLVLNHFFGPKEWAIPFQLTISEFFQHILLLAGKGVTWSIAVEFKYYFFLPFVAWFSAKLLNKGVVAAIVVLFALILALLWSFPEVSFKNKPTDLAQYFPVFLFGTILACLQAFIDRCSNVKIIPKYLFSLLCYLSILAFILTIPSIYSILVEPVSPNYFSRERVLYCVIWSVLLISLINSKTLICRFLSHNYLRYLGKISFSVYLIHPVVIDLIRHFNIHTPVNAWVVLFLTLLISSLTFTFIEKPFIQFASKDKVLKPKQANSSFG
- a CDS encoding oligosaccharide flippase family protein, with the translated sequence MSESVNLKHQVLHSLKWVTACKITSQVYSWLITFWVIRLLMPEDYGIVVMADIFFSFLLLTAGSFFGPIIIQKQTIEREEMRKLFGMIVCVYSGLFLLQFFLASSIARYFNSEQVGFVLKATAICFLFNMFMLIPSALLNKKMAFKAISLITAFANITSASLTLFLAYQGYGFWSIIIGQIIGAGLKAFLVNVINPYWVMPSFNWSGTKDLLKFGGLIGIHALLIHAFSYLDITIAGRVLSAAEIGFFAIATQLALMPLKKLLPLIRKVAFPAFSKIQQQPKLIANYILKAQKISLLITFPVFWGISVTCDYIIPIFLGEKWIPAILPTTLLLLIMPLRFSEELFFPAFRGMGKVEHLIKNISLLILAMFIGLIIGIQFGVIGIIGVWITVYPLMYLILLLRNAHQLSRNIIDFLRPFKEPFFASLAMYILVSGVKLQLPEITLLNLCILIFVGTLTYIFTVHVFNKTIVNEFKAIIKQS
- a CDS encoding nitrous oxide reductase family maturation protein NosD — encoded protein: MAKECTVLPDDNIWNTKVINAPEHQQSQTWLDSIPENANLHPDFGAGLYKSAKIGIPVNYVDNSTPLKKVLFKYHNESDHQLYPIPNFVQIEGGAKSKGDRHIIALNTDTCTLYEIFNARRRTDGKWTGGSGAIFDLSSNTLRPKGWTSADAAGLPIYPGLVKYSEVASGEINHALRFTLTKTGRHYVWPARHFASRYKGNKYPPMGARLRLKSTVDPDNFSDQVKPIVKALQTYGMILADNGGDLFITGIPDENWRNQDLKELATLNKNQFEFVDVSSYQIAENSGLADPNNLNGIISKQSHKTVSKPLVLNNKANYINGFYVSPNGRDANDGSFSSPWRTIQHAANLAEPGDVINILSGSYAPFIVKRNGMADKPITFNGNGSIIDGWFNSNRDGIEISANHIVVRGFKIKYANRAGISALNCKNVLIEENEVNESKVWGIFTGFCDDLIVHRNVASNSQKEHGIYISNTSQNIQVSNNHVFGNYASGIHLNGDRHMGKEGIIKNAKIYNNKIIDNGTRGGSGINLDGVQYSLVFNNILDNNRGNGIALFKIDGGESSKYNKIIHNTVIMPSNGRWCALFKNGSIFNQFINNICLNQHSYRGAITIDNASLEGFYSNNNVLSDRFTFDGGESVINFANWQGRSKQDGNSALLRKTSLDNFINRINYQVNSQVIGIEGLLIEGIEHDFHGQKRKPPITVGAIQ
- a CDS encoding glycosyltransferase family 2 protein; protein product: MAVVFVFSSLMIIYTFVLYPITVFLLARFKTSQSKISAKSKPKGELPKITVIMVVYNESDKILAKLNNIFSSDYPSEKLSIIVASDGSNDNTVDLINSCGYRNVNCLAFKQRRGKAACLNDAVAHAKTDYLIMCDVRQMIASNAIASLISTLQSPDVGAVSGELTFTQEGENSYSKGIDAYWRYEKFVRQNESNINSTVGVTGALYAMKKSLYTSIPSGTILDDVLIPMNVVMQGKRVLFQQDAIAVDVPSNDPEREKNRKKRTLAGNFQLLALNKNILNPFKNPIFFQFISHKLFRLLSPYFMLLALLSNMLIVEQHGFFKITLIIQCSFYAFAIIGKLTPRLHNVSVFRVALAFVSLNWFAVLGLLEYLKSDKTYLW
- a CDS encoding polysaccharide deacetylase family protein, translating into MKSLLKRIFKKIVVTANLSNFLWRYLPNGVYVFNYHRIGDKYQCEFDRNVFSCSAEAFEQQIIEIKSTFTVVNQLQLIEMLANNNLDDDKYALITIDDGYIDCIETILPILKKHHVHASFFITTDLISNNTIPWWDEISFILRNSVGHQYKIPLIDQTYDLEEENIDWQIKHIITQAKSHKELLIHQVLADLRQTFPQACQKLAKSQGNLFMNWADVMTLIDSGMEIGSHTISHRILSQLSPDEQTVELEKSKHLIELETQKEINAIVYPVGVKDSYTPETQAIAQKAGYILGFNNIPGLNRKAINHFDLNRFSIDDERVKEMKLKVLFNL